A window from Pseudomonas sp. MRSN 12121 encodes these proteins:
- a CDS encoding C1 family peptidase, with product MASASKRPAPKPATSQTVKKTASAARASTPASKKTTHGQLSAASARVLNVRPDGLDFRDSMYVPTLVEVPVRRELSDYRKAQVPVLDQRHENACTGYGLATVAHYLLRTRRYQFDNTDVSPHMLYELARRYDEWAGEVDEGSSCRGAMKGWYKHGVCPALKWPAGNQVTTLTEALAEEAAQRPLGAYFRVNHTDIVAMHSAIAEVGVLYASATVHDGWYAVAADGRIQPSANVLGGHAFAIVAYDQDGFWLQNSWGETWGHGGFAHLRYDDWLVNGADAWVARLGAPISLRAPLQTSAPAKVLTASSSSETLREIRPHVISLGNDGAFNPRGDLATTAASVQEIFEVDFPRITAGWGKKRIVVYAHGGLVTQAGAIETVAGYRAAMLPAECYPLAFVWKTDYWSTLGNMLADAARRRRSEGVLDATKDFMLDRLDDALEPIARLLTGKAEWDEMKENGLRATVSAAGGARVVAKALARLAAQDPSVEIHLVGHSAGSILLAPLVQYLVGKGAIDSGPLAGSQLKGLETKIASCHLWAPACTVKLFRESYLAPIRDKRIEKFGLFTLTDQAERDDHCAHIYNKSLLYLVGDAFEDRVRIPLIRPEGEPILGMARFVASEVDLAQLFGSGSNADWVRAPNDLPMGHRNASAARHHGDFDNDEATIRATLERIRGQGAARHALALPQPVAERALRRRQVDLASSIERRQP from the coding sequence ATGGCATCTGCATCCAAACGGCCCGCGCCGAAACCGGCGACAAGCCAGACCGTCAAGAAGACCGCCAGCGCCGCCAGGGCCAGCACGCCGGCCAGCAAGAAAACCACCCACGGCCAGCTCAGCGCGGCGTCTGCGCGGGTCTTGAACGTACGCCCGGACGGCCTGGATTTTCGCGACAGCATGTATGTTCCGACCCTGGTGGAAGTGCCGGTACGCCGGGAGCTGAGCGACTACCGCAAGGCCCAGGTGCCGGTGCTCGACCAGCGTCACGAAAACGCCTGCACCGGTTATGGACTGGCGACGGTGGCCCATTACTTGCTGCGCACCCGTCGCTATCAGTTCGATAACACCGATGTCAGCCCGCACATGCTGTATGAGCTGGCCCGCCGTTATGACGAATGGGCCGGCGAGGTGGACGAGGGCTCCAGTTGTCGCGGGGCGATGAAGGGCTGGTACAAGCACGGGGTGTGCCCGGCGCTGAAGTGGCCGGCCGGTAATCAGGTCACGACCCTTACCGAAGCGCTGGCCGAGGAGGCGGCGCAGCGTCCGCTGGGGGCGTACTTCAGGGTCAATCACACCGATATCGTTGCCATGCATTCGGCGATCGCCGAGGTGGGCGTGCTATATGCCAGTGCCACGGTGCACGACGGCTGGTATGCGGTCGCCGCGGATGGCCGCATCCAGCCCTCGGCGAACGTGCTCGGCGGACACGCCTTCGCGATAGTCGCCTACGACCAGGATGGCTTCTGGTTGCAGAACTCCTGGGGCGAGACGTGGGGACACGGCGGTTTCGCCCACCTGCGCTATGACGACTGGCTGGTCAACGGCGCGGACGCCTGGGTCGCGCGGCTCGGTGCGCCGATCAGCCTGCGTGCGCCGCTGCAGACGTCGGCGCCGGCCAAGGTGCTGACGGCGTCGTCGTCCAGCGAGACCCTGCGGGAAATTCGCCCGCATGTCATCAGCCTGGGTAACGACGGCGCTTTCAACCCACGCGGCGACCTTGCGACCACCGCGGCCAGCGTGCAGGAAATATTCGAGGTGGACTTCCCGCGTATTACCGCCGGCTGGGGGAAAAAGCGCATCGTGGTCTATGCCCACGGCGGCCTGGTGACCCAGGCAGGGGCCATCGAGACCGTGGCCGGCTATCGTGCGGCGATGTTACCGGCCGAGTGTTATCCGCTGGCGTTCGTCTGGAAGACCGACTATTGGAGCACCCTGGGCAACATGCTGGCCGATGCCGCCCGGCGTCGGCGCTCCGAAGGCGTGCTGGACGCGACGAAGGACTTCATGCTCGACCGCCTGGACGATGCGCTGGAGCCTATTGCCCGCTTGCTCACCGGTAAGGCCGAGTGGGACGAAATGAAGGAAAACGGCTTGCGTGCCACCGTCAGTGCCGCGGGCGGCGCGCGGGTGGTGGCCAAGGCCCTGGCGCGCCTGGCTGCGCAGGATCCGAGCGTAGAGATCCATCTGGTCGGGCACAGTGCGGGCAGTATTCTGCTGGCGCCGCTGGTGCAGTATCTGGTGGGCAAGGGGGCGATCGACAGCGGGCCGCTGGCGGGCAGCCAGTTGAAGGGGCTGGAGACGAAGATCGCCAGCTGCCATCTGTGGGCGCCGGCCTGCACCGTCAAGCTGTTCCGCGAGAGCTACCTGGCGCCGATCCGCGACAAGCGGATCGAGAAATTCGGCTTGTTCACCCTGACCGATCAGGCCGAGCGGGATGATCATTGCGCGCACATCTACAACAAGTCCCTGCTGTATCTGGTCGGCGACGCCTTCGAGGATAGGGTGCGCATACCGCTGATCCGGCCCGAGGGTGAGCCGATCCTCGGGATGGCGCGGTTCGTCGCCAGTGAAGTCGATCTGGCGCAGTTGTTCGGTAGTGGCTCGAACGCCGACTGGGTGCGGGCCCCCAACGATTTGCCGATGGGCCATCGGAATGCTTCCGCGGCCCGCCACCATGGCGATTTCGACAACGACGAAGCCACGATCCGCGCGACGCTGGAGCGCATTCGTGGGCAGGGCGCGGCCCGGCATGCTCTGGCGTTGCCGCAACCTGTCGCCGAGCGGGCGCTGCGCCGCCGCCAGGTGGACCTGGCCAGCAGCATCGAACGGAGGCAGCCATGA
- a CDS encoding NAD(P)H-dependent oxidoreductase, with protein MHALIVVAHHDSRSLTHSLAAQVAEGLGPSHSFEIADLFAEAFDPRFNLADHAVHRRQAPPPADVLAEQARIDRADALVLVYPVYWWSMPALLKGWIDRVFANGWAFDFNLQANTFEKQLGHLRVHLLGVAGADAGTYGRHGYAAAMKAQIDHGIFDYCGAQVLTSELLLESESRDPQQHLRTARAIGRGLFAGQAAVAGLLG; from the coding sequence ATGCACGCCTTGATCGTCGTTGCCCACCACGACTCCCGTTCCCTCACCCATAGCCTCGCGGCCCAGGTGGCCGAGGGCCTGGGGCCGTCACATTCGTTCGAGATCGCCGACCTGTTCGCCGAAGCCTTCGACCCCCGCTTCAACCTGGCGGACCATGCGGTGCATCGCCGCCAGGCACCGCCGCCGGCCGACGTGCTGGCCGAGCAGGCGCGCATCGACCGCGCCGATGCGCTGGTGCTGGTCTATCCGGTGTACTGGTGGTCGATGCCGGCGCTGCTCAAGGGCTGGATCGACCGGGTGTTTGCCAATGGCTGGGCGTTCGATTTCAACCTGCAGGCCAATACCTTCGAGAAGCAACTCGGGCACCTGCGGGTGCACTTGCTCGGGGTCGCCGGGGCCGATGCCGGCACTTACGGGCGCCATGGTTACGCCGCGGCGATGAAGGCCCAGATCGACCATGGGATCTTCGACTACTGCGGCGCGCAGGTGCTGACCTCGGAACTGTTGCTGGAGTCGGAAAGCCGGGACCCGCAACAGCACCTGCGCACGGCCCGGGCCATCGGTCGCGGGCTGTTCGCCGGCCAGGCGGCCGTGGCGGGGCTGCTGGGGTAA
- the ppnN gene encoding nucleotide 5'-monophosphate nucleosidase PpnN: protein MQPRQVINASVSPKGSLETLSQREVQQLSEAGSGSIYTLFRQCALAILNTGAHVDNAKTILDAYKDFEVRIHQQDRGVRLELLNAPADAFVDGEMIASTREMLFSALRDIVYTESELASQRIDLDSSQGITDYVFHLLRNARTLRPGVEPKMVVCWGGHSISTEEYQYTKKVGHELGLRKLDICTGCGPGVMKGPMKGATIAHAKQRMSGSRYLGLTEPGIIAAEAPNPIVNELVILPDIEKRLEAFVRVGHGIIIFPGGAGTAEEFLYLLGILMHPDNRDLPFPVILTGPKSAAPYLEQLHAFVGATLGEAAHGLYRIIIDDPAEVARQMTEGLKEVKQFRRERNDAFHFNWLLKIDEGFQRPFDPTHANMASLALNHGLPSHELAANLRRAFSGIVAGNVKDKGIRLIEEKGPYEIHGDPAIMQPLDQLLHAFVQQHRMKLPGGAAYVPCYRVVS from the coding sequence ATGCAACCAAGACAAGTCATCAACGCTTCGGTCAGCCCCAAGGGCAGCCTGGAGACTTTGTCCCAACGTGAAGTACAGCAACTCAGCGAAGCCGGCTCCGGCAGTATCTACACCCTGTTCCGCCAGTGCGCCCTGGCCATCCTCAACACCGGCGCCCACGTCGACAACGCCAAGACCATTCTCGACGCCTACAAGGATTTCGAAGTCCGTATCCACCAGCAGGACCGCGGCGTGCGCCTGGAACTGCTGAACGCCCCGGCCGACGCCTTCGTCGACGGCGAGATGATCGCCAGCACCCGGGAAATGCTGTTCAGCGCCCTGCGCGACATCGTCTACACCGAAAGCGAGCTGGCCAGCCAGCGCATCGACCTGGACAGCTCCCAGGGCATCACCGACTACGTCTTCCACCTGCTGCGCAATGCCCGCACCCTGCGTCCGGGCGTGGAGCCGAAAATGGTGGTGTGCTGGGGCGGCCACTCGATCAGCACCGAGGAATACCAGTACACCAAGAAGGTCGGCCACGAGCTGGGCCTGCGCAAACTGGACATCTGCACCGGTTGCGGCCCGGGCGTGATGAAGGGCCCGATGAAGGGCGCGACCATCGCCCACGCCAAGCAGCGCATGAGCGGCAGCCGCTACCTGGGCCTGACCGAGCCGGGGATCATCGCCGCCGAGGCGCCGAACCCGATCGTCAACGAACTGGTGATCCTGCCGGACATCGAGAAACGCCTGGAAGCCTTCGTCCGCGTCGGCCACGGCATCATCATCTTCCCGGGCGGCGCCGGCACCGCCGAAGAGTTCCTCTACCTGCTGGGCATCCTCATGCACCCGGACAACCGCGACCTGCCGTTCCCGGTGATCCTCACCGGGCCGAAAAGCGCCGCGCCCTACCTGGAGCAGCTGCATGCCTTCGTCGGCGCGACCCTGGGCGAGGCGGCCCACGGCCTGTACCGGATCATCATCGACGACCCGGCCGAAGTCGCCCGGCAGATGACCGAGGGCCTGAAAGAGGTCAAGCAGTTCCGCCGCGAACGCAACGACGCCTTCCACTTCAACTGGCTGCTGAAGATCGACGAAGGCTTCCAGCGCCCGTTCGACCCGACCCACGCCAACATGGCCAGCCTGGCGTTGAACCACGGGCTGCCGTCCCACGAACTGGCGGCCAACCTGCGCCGCGCGTTCTCCGGCATCGTCGCCGGCAACGTCAAGGACAAAGGCATCCGCCTGATCGAGGAAAAAGGCCCGTACGAAATCCACGGCGACCCGGCGATCATGCAGCCGCTGGACCAGTTGCTGCACGCGTTCGTCCAGCAGCACCGGATGAAGCTGCCGGGCGGCGCGGCCTACGTGCCGTGCTATCGCGTGGTGAGCTGA
- a CDS encoding response regulator has product MSPTLPGNTGLPCRLILVVEDEPTIREFLCEILEDEGFATQGVPTADEALVFIDRHPEQVRLLLTDITMPGTLNGAGLANRVRERWPAMPVLVMSGYETPQSSGIRYPVSFIRKPWTIGQILDSVGDALKPEGGRLQ; this is encoded by the coding sequence ATGAGTCCCACGTTACCCGGGAATACCGGCCTGCCATGCCGCCTGATTCTGGTGGTCGAGGACGAGCCGACGATCCGGGAATTCCTCTGCGAAATCCTCGAGGACGAGGGGTTCGCCACCCAGGGTGTGCCCACGGCGGATGAAGCGCTGGTATTCATCGATCGCCATCCGGAACAGGTTCGCCTGCTGCTCACCGATATCACCATGCCGGGCACCTTGAATGGCGCGGGCTTGGCCAACCGGGTGCGCGAACGCTGGCCGGCGATGCCGGTGCTGGTGATGTCGGGGTATGAGACGCCGCAGAGTTCCGGCATCCGTTATCCGGTGTCGTTCATCCGCAAGCCCTGGACCATCGGGCAGATCCTCGACAGCGTGGGCGATGCGTTGAAGCCGGAAGGGGGAAGGTTGCAGTGA
- a CDS encoding DUF4174 domain-containing protein, with protein MFIRSLTLATLLAVTGPVLAADNEGPLAQDQGKSRPLIVIAPSTVDPTLVALKKSLDEPANRQAFGERNMVLYTVINTIGQRDGKDLDPQSTMALIRSLKLGAGAQTKVILVGKDGEKKLEHSGAIELKEVFNTVDQLPAAEKEAAAPAPAPVAETKAAHAGKAGKAGKPAEPPKPLDD; from the coding sequence ATGTTCATTCGGTCATTGACCCTCGCAACGTTGCTCGCTGTCACCGGCCCCGTACTGGCGGCCGACAACGAAGGCCCTCTGGCTCAGGATCAGGGCAAGTCGCGCCCGCTGATCGTCATCGCCCCCAGCACCGTGGACCCGACGCTGGTGGCACTGAAGAAGTCCCTCGACGAGCCGGCCAACCGCCAGGCCTTTGGCGAACGCAACATGGTGCTCTACACGGTGATCAACACCATCGGCCAGCGCGACGGCAAGGACCTGGACCCGCAATCGACCATGGCGCTGATCCGCAGCCTGAAGCTGGGGGCCGGGGCGCAGACCAAGGTGATCCTGGTGGGCAAGGACGGCGAGAAGAAACTCGAGCATTCCGGGGCCATCGAACTCAAGGAAGTCTTCAATACCGTCGACCAACTGCCGGCCGCGGAGAAGGAAGCCGCCGCGCCCGCGCCCGCGCCGGTCGCGGAGACCAAGGCGGCCCATGCCGGCAAGGCTGGCAAAGCGGGCAAGCCCGCCGAGCCGCCAAAGCCGCTGGACGATTGA
- a CDS encoding MFS transporter, whose protein sequence is MSTPPTPSAVERYWQRNLAVCALGAFTTIVAMTLLLPFLPLYVEQLGVSDPAAIVQWSGVAFGATFLSAALTAPLWGRLGDRYGRKLMLIRASLGMAVAMSLIGLAENVWQLVLLRLLAGLLGGYASGATILVATQTPKARSGWALGVLSSGIMAGSLAGPLIGGLLPPLIGIRNTFFMAGAVIFVTFLATTFLLREAPREPRQALLKGLAPAPGWAAVKDKKALLSMFAVACLLMFATLSIEPIITVYLQELRAQNVTLMAGLVLSAAALGSIISASQLGKLADRVGHWRVLTVCLAVAALLLIPQALVSAPWQLVLLRFLMGLALGGLLPCISSIIRHSVPDNIAGRMLGYSTSSQYVGQVLGPLAGGFVGGHLGMRTVFVGTCGVMAVCAFVSWWFGSERAAAALDGEAG, encoded by the coding sequence ATGTCCACCCCGCCGACCCCGTCTGCCGTCGAACGCTACTGGCAACGCAACCTCGCGGTGTGCGCCCTGGGGGCGTTCACCACCATTGTCGCCATGACCCTGCTGCTGCCGTTCCTGCCGCTGTATGTCGAGCAACTGGGCGTCAGCGACCCGGCGGCGATTGTCCAGTGGTCGGGCGTGGCCTTTGGCGCGACCTTTCTGTCGGCAGCGCTTACCGCGCCCTTGTGGGGCCGCCTGGGCGACCGCTACGGGCGCAAGCTGATGCTGATCCGCGCCAGCCTCGGCATGGCCGTGGCCATGTCACTGATCGGCCTGGCGGAGAATGTCTGGCAACTGGTGCTGTTGCGCCTGCTGGCGGGGTTGCTCGGCGGCTATGCCTCGGGGGCGACCATCCTGGTCGCCACGCAGACTCCCAAGGCCCGTTCCGGCTGGGCGCTGGGCGTGTTGTCCTCGGGGATCATGGCCGGCAGCCTGGCCGGGCCGCTGATCGGTGGCCTGCTGCCGCCGCTGATCGGCATCCGCAATACCTTCTTCATGGCCGGGGCGGTGATCTTCGTGACGTTCCTGGCGACCACCTTTCTGTTGCGCGAGGCCCCGCGCGAGCCGCGCCAGGCCTTGCTAAAAGGCCTGGCGCCAGCGCCGGGCTGGGCGGCGGTGAAGGACAAGAAAGCGCTGCTGAGCATGTTCGCGGTGGCCTGCCTGCTGATGTTCGCGACCCTGTCCATCGAGCCGATCATCACCGTCTACCTGCAGGAACTGCGGGCCCAGAACGTCACCCTGATGGCAGGCCTGGTGCTGTCCGCGGCAGCCCTGGGCAGCATCATTTCCGCGTCGCAACTGGGCAAGCTGGCCGACCGTGTCGGTCACTGGCGGGTGCTTACCGTCTGCCTGGCCGTGGCGGCGCTGCTGCTGATTCCCCAGGCGCTGGTCAGCGCGCCGTGGCAACTGGTGCTGCTGCGCTTTCTCATGGGCCTGGCCCTGGGCGGCCTGCTGCCTTGCATCTCCAGCATCATTCGCCACTCGGTGCCGGACAACATCGCCGGGCGGATGCTCGGCTACTCGACATCGAGCCAGTACGTCGGCCAGGTGCTCGGCCCCCTGGCCGGGGGCTTTGTCGGCGGGCACCTGGGCATGCGCACGGTGTTTGTCGGCACCTGCGGTGTCATGGCGGTGTGCGCCTTCGTCAGCTGGTGGTTCGGCTCCGAGCGAGCTGCCGCGGCGCTGGACGGCGAGGCGGGCTAG
- a CDS encoding acetylornithine transaminase, translating to MTATCLMNTYQPLPLSFTRGLGTRLWDQAGREYLDAVAGVAVTGVGHSHPRLVSAISEQAGLLLHTSNLYGIDWQQRLAQRLTRLAGMDRAFFNNSGAEANETALKLARLHGWHKGIERPLVVVMENAFHGRTLGTLAASDGPAVRLGLNTLPGDCLKVPFGDLAALEQAAQAHGPRIAAVLMEPIQGESGIRLPPPGYLKAVRALCSRRNWLLMLDEIQTGIGRTGQWFACQHEGVVPDVMTLAKGLGNGIPIGACLAWGKAAHLFTPGSHGSTFGGNPLACRVACTVLEIIEEQGLLANARRQGEHLLERLRVELAEHPLVLQVRGLGLMIGIELKAPLRDLALVAARDHGLLINVARGTTIRLLPPLIVDEREVEMIVRGVCRTLQDAAATEAKAPGMLAVS from the coding sequence ATGACCGCCACCTGCCTGATGAACACCTATCAACCGCTGCCCCTGAGCTTCACCCGCGGCCTGGGCACCCGCCTCTGGGACCAGGCCGGTCGCGAGTACCTGGACGCGGTGGCCGGCGTGGCGGTAACCGGCGTCGGGCATTCCCACCCCAGGCTGGTCAGCGCCATCAGCGAACAGGCCGGCCTGTTGCTGCACACCTCCAACCTCTACGGCATCGACTGGCAGCAGCGCCTGGCGCAGCGGCTGACCCGCCTGGCCGGCATGGACCGGGCCTTCTTCAACAACTCCGGCGCCGAAGCCAACGAGACCGCGCTGAAGCTGGCGCGCCTGCATGGCTGGCATAAAGGCATCGAACGGCCGCTGGTGGTGGTCATGGAGAACGCCTTTCATGGCCGTACCCTGGGCACCCTGGCGGCCAGCGACGGGCCGGCGGTGCGCCTGGGGCTCAACACGTTGCCAGGGGACTGTCTCAAGGTGCCCTTCGGCGACCTCGCCGCCCTGGAGCAGGCCGCGCAGGCCCATGGTCCGCGCATCGCCGCAGTGCTGATGGAGCCGATCCAGGGCGAAAGCGGCATCCGCCTGCCGCCGCCCGGCTACCTCAAGGCCGTGCGCGCGCTGTGCAGCCGGCGCAACTGGCTGCTGATGCTCGACGAGATCCAGACCGGCATCGGCCGTACCGGCCAGTGGTTCGCCTGCCAGCACGAAGGCGTGGTCCCGGACGTGATGACTCTGGCCAAGGGCCTGGGTAACGGCATCCCCATCGGTGCCTGCCTGGCCTGGGGCAAAGCCGCGCACCTGTTTACCCCGGGCAGCCACGGCAGCACCTTCGGCGGCAATCCGCTGGCCTGCCGGGTGGCCTGCACCGTGCTGGAGATCATCGAGGAACAGGGCCTGCTGGCCAACGCCAGGCGCCAGGGCGAACACCTGCTGGAGCGTTTACGGGTGGAGCTGGCGGAGCATCCGCTGGTGCTGCAGGTGCGTGGCCTGGGGCTGATGATCGGCATCGAGCTGAAGGCGCCGCTGCGCGACCTGGCCCTGGTGGCGGCGCGGGATCACGGGCTGCTGATCAACGTCGCCCGGGGCACCACCATCCGCCTGCTGCCACCGTTGATCGTCGACGAGCGCGAGGTCGAGATGATCGTGCGGGGGGTGTGCCGGACGCTGCAGGACGCCGCGGCCACTGAGGCGAAAGCTCCAGGCATGCTGGCGGTGTCGTGA
- a CDS encoding LysR family transcriptional regulator gives MDLFQAMSVYVKVVEAGNMTAAARECGLSTTMVGNHLRALEQRLGVSLLNRTTRRQRLTEFGAEYYQRCLAVLGLVADSERMAEQVQGEPSGTLRITAPLTFGTERLAPALSEFRQRCPQVKVELTLANQRFDLIDGAFDVAFRLGNLDNPSLIARPLEDYTLTICAAPEYLERHGTPQVPEDLQQHNCLAFAYPAGDEWSSTATQWPLRGPEGDVLVPVSGSLLTNTSSGLHRAARGGLGVVMMPDALVEEDLQQGRLVPLLQDYELPWRAMHLLYAQDRYRLPKLRSFVEFALEKWGRPA, from the coding sequence ATGGATCTGTTCCAGGCGATGTCGGTGTACGTCAAGGTGGTGGAGGCGGGGAACATGACGGCGGCCGCTCGTGAATGCGGCTTGTCCACCACCATGGTCGGCAACCATTTGCGAGCCCTGGAGCAGCGCCTGGGGGTCAGCCTGCTCAATCGCACCACGCGTCGCCAGCGCCTGACCGAGTTCGGCGCCGAGTACTACCAGCGTTGCCTGGCGGTGCTGGGGCTGGTGGCGGACTCCGAGCGCATGGCCGAACAGGTCCAGGGCGAGCCGTCCGGCACCCTGCGCATCACCGCGCCGCTGACCTTCGGCACCGAACGCCTGGCGCCGGCCCTGAGCGAGTTCCGCCAGCGTTGCCCGCAGGTCAAGGTGGAACTGACGCTGGCCAACCAGCGCTTCGACCTGATCGACGGTGCCTTCGATGTGGCCTTTCGCCTGGGCAACCTGGACAACCCGTCGCTGATCGCCCGGCCGCTGGAGGACTACACCCTGACCATCTGCGCCGCGCCGGAGTACCTGGAGCGCCACGGCACGCCGCAGGTCCCGGAGGATTTGCAGCAGCACAATTGCCTGGCGTTCGCCTATCCGGCCGGCGACGAATGGAGTTCCACCGCGACCCAGTGGCCGTTGCGCGGGCCCGAGGGCGACGTGCTGGTGCCGGTGTCGGGCTCGCTGCTGACCAACACTTCGTCCGGCCTGCACCGGGCGGCGCGGGGCGGGCTGGGGGTGGTGATGATGCCCGATGCCCTGGTGGAGGAGGACTTGCAGCAAGGCCGCCTGGTGCCGTTGCTGCAGGATTACGAACTGCCCTGGCGGGCCATGCACCTGCTCTATGCCCAGGACCGCTACCGCCTGCCCAAGCTGCGCAGCTTCGTCGAGTTCGCCCTGGAAAAATGGGGGCGGCCGGCCTAG
- a CDS encoding DUF2388 domain-containing protein — protein sequence MRRLLLVSSLLLCLPAGSAMARVDAGDVATSAGVSASLYSTFKDDKRVIPARDDASSFVASGGTIRGVYLESVLQKIRQENPGLNASDEDLARAILTQQTLPAGQ from the coding sequence ATGCGCCGCCTATTGCTCGTTTCCTCGTTGTTGCTCTGTCTGCCCGCAGGTTCGGCCATGGCCCGTGTCGACGCGGGCGATGTCGCTACCTCGGCCGGGGTTTCCGCCTCGCTGTACTCGACCTTCAAGGACGATAAGCGGGTGATCCCCGCCCGTGACGATGCCAGCAGTTTCGTTGCCAGCGGCGGCACCATCCGCGGTGTCTACCTGGAGTCGGTGTTGCAGAAAATCCGCCAGGAAAACCCGGGGCTCAACGCCAGCGATGAAGACCTGGCCAGGGCGATCCTTACCCAGCAAACCCTGCCTGCCGGGCAATAG
- a CDS encoding TetR/AcrR family transcriptional regulator: MSSTPPEVPSPRRRLSREERLQQLLETAWQLIGAEGTEALTLGRLAELAGVTKPVVYDHFVTRAGLLAALYQDFDARQTLLLDAALVNAEATLASRASVIASAYVDCVLTQGREIPGVIAALASSPELARIKEEYERIFLEKCRSALAPFAVPGHIATAGLRAMLGAAEALSHAAATGEISREQARDELFESIVAMVERSARRGR, encoded by the coding sequence ATGTCAAGCACCCCACCCGAGGTTCCATCCCCCCGCCGCCGCCTGTCGCGGGAAGAACGCCTGCAGCAGTTGCTGGAAACGGCCTGGCAACTGATCGGTGCCGAAGGCACCGAAGCCCTGACCCTGGGACGGCTCGCCGAGCTGGCCGGGGTGACCAAGCCGGTGGTCTATGACCATTTCGTCACCCGCGCCGGGCTCCTGGCGGCGCTGTACCAGGATTTCGACGCCCGCCAGACCCTGCTGCTGGATGCTGCCCTGGTCAACGCCGAAGCGACCCTGGCCAGCCGCGCGAGCGTCATCGCCAGCGCTTATGTCGACTGCGTGCTGACCCAGGGCCGGGAGATCCCCGGGGTGATCGCCGCACTGGCCAGTTCACCGGAACTGGCGCGCATCAAGGAGGAGTACGAGCGGATCTTCCTGGAAAAATGCCGCAGCGCCCTCGCCCCCTTCGCGGTGCCCGGGCACATCGCGACAGCGGGCCTGCGGGCCATGCTGGGGGCGGCCGAAGCCCTGTCCCACGCGGCGGCCACCGGAGAAATCAGCCGCGAGCAGGCCCGCGACGAATTGTTCGAGAGCATTGTCGCCATGGTCGAGCGCAGCGCGCGGCGTGGCCGCTAG
- a CDS encoding oxaloacetate decarboxylase: protein MSRLSHQDLRRSFRELIASDSCFHTASVFDPMSARIAADLGFEVGILGGSVASLQVLAAPDFALITLSEFAEQATRIGRVAQLPVIADADHGYGNALNVMRTVVELERAGVAALTIEDTLLPAQFGRKSTDLISVAEGVGKIRAALEARVDPELSIIARTNAAILPIQEIISRTQQYERAGADGICMVGVKDFEQLEQIAEHLTVPLMLVTYGNPALRDDARLAQLGAKIIVDGHAAYFAAIKATYDCLREQRQIFTQASDLSATELAHTYTQPEDYIVWAKEFMSVKE, encoded by the coding sequence ATGTCCAGGCTGTCTCATCAAGATTTACGCCGTAGTTTCCGCGAGTTGATCGCTTCAGACTCCTGCTTTCACACCGCCTCCGTCTTCGACCCGATGTCGGCGCGGATCGCCGCCGACCTGGGGTTCGAAGTGGGCATCCTCGGCGGCTCCGTCGCCTCGCTGCAGGTGCTGGCCGCGCCTGACTTCGCCCTGATCACCCTGAGCGAATTCGCCGAGCAGGCCACCCGCATCGGCCGCGTCGCCCAGCTGCCGGTGATCGCCGACGCCGACCACGGCTACGGCAACGCCCTCAACGTGATGCGCACCGTGGTCGAGCTGGAGCGCGCCGGCGTCGCCGCCCTGACCATCGAGGACACCCTGCTGCCGGCCCAGTTCGGCCGCAAATCCACCGACCTGATCTCGGTCGCCGAAGGCGTGGGCAAGATCCGCGCGGCCCTGGAAGCGCGGGTCGACCCGGAGCTGTCGATCATTGCCCGGACCAACGCGGCGATCCTGCCGATCCAGGAAATCATCAGCCGCACCCAGCAGTACGAACGCGCCGGCGCCGACGGCATCTGCATGGTCGGGGTCAAGGATTTCGAGCAGCTGGAGCAGATTGCCGAGCACCTGACGGTGCCGCTGATGCTGGTGACCTACGGCAACCCGGCGCTGCGCGACGACGCCCGCCTGGCGCAACTGGGCGCGAAGATCATCGTCGACGGCCACGCGGCCTATTTCGCGGCGATCAAGGCCACCTACGATTGCCTGCGCGAACAGCGGCAGATCTTCACCCAGGCCTCGGACCTGAGCGCCACCGAACTGGCGCATACCTACACCCAGCCCGAGGATTACATCGTCTGGGCCAAGGAGTTCATGAGCGTCAAGGAATGA